The DNA sequence ttctgagctgctccagggaatCCCTGGGTGCCCCTCTGTTGTTGTAGGGTCCCCTGGTGCAGGTCCATCACTGTAGGGTCTCCCCATGCCAGTTTGTTATTGTGGGGTCCCCCTTTCAGTGTATGCTGTTGTGGAGTCTCCCCTAAACTCGGGTTTGTTACTGTGGGTTCTCCCCGTTTGTTATTGTGGGGTTTTCCCTTCCCGGGTGTCACTGTGGGGCCTCCCCACCTCAGTCTGTTACTGTGGGGTCTCCCCTTGCTGGTGTGTTATTGTGGGGTCTCCCCACGTTTCTTTGTTATTATGGGATGTCCCAATAATTCGTTGTCATTATGGGGTCTCCCTCCCCATAAGGGTTTGTTCCTGTGGGGTGTCCCCATGCCAGCAGGTGCCAACACCTCACGTGTCACCTGCTGCTCTCATGGGGTGGCCTGGCTGCTTCGGGGGTCCTGGCTGCCCCACCCTGGGGGTGGcacggggacagcaggggacagtgtccccctgtgtgtccccaggcatGGGACAGACCCCCAGCTTCAGGGACAGACTGTAGGGACAGGGCagaagggacagggagggacgttgggaagcagggaatggggtgctgggcagggggatgGGGTGCTGGGGTAATGGAGGGATGCCAGAGGATGGGGTGCTAGGGCAGGGGGATGGGGTGCCTGGACTGGGAGAGGGGGAATGTTCAGGTGAGGGGTGTCAGTGTGATGAGGAAGTGCCAGGATGGACAGGGATGCCAGGGAATGTGGTGCCAGGACATGGTGGATGCCGGGGATTGGGGTGTCAGAGTAGTGGGGCATGCCAGGAGATGGGGTGTCAGGATGCCAGGGGATGGGGCACCAGGAGAGTCGGGGGATGCCAGGGGACGGAGTGCCAGGTTAATGGGAGGATCCCAGTGGATGGGATGTCAGGGTGCCAGGGGATGGAGTTCCAGGAGAGTCGGGGGATGCCAGGGGATGGAGTGCCTGGACAAAAGGGAATGCCAGGCAATGGAGTGGCAGGGCAGGTGCCTGGGATCCAGGGCGGTGCGGGGGTGCCAGGACATGGTGTGCCAGGCCAGGGGTGCCGGGGGGATGCCGGGGAGGGGCGGCGGGGAGGCGGGAGCGGTGCCGGTGTGCCGGGTGTGCCGGGACACGCATTCCCCCGCTCTCCCCGCTGCCTGCCCGGCGCTATTTGAAGTGGGACAAGAAATGCTCCACGGGATACCGCGGCGAGTCGatgcccagcccctggcagagccccagcaggcGCTCGCAGGCCTCGGCCAGCGTGGCCCCGGCGCACGCCACGCTCAGCAGCGGCTCCTCATACTCGCCGGCGCCCCCGGGCTCCTCGAAGAGCCGGTTGAGGCGGACGAGCCCGCGGCCGTGCAGCTCCCGCAGAGCCTCCatgccgccgccgcccgccagGGTGTCGCCGTGCTCCGAGGCCAGGCACATCACCCCGGCCAGGTGCGTGCGGGGCGCGGGCCGGGCGGGCAGCACGGGCGGCACCCCCAGCGCCACCAGCACGGCGGCCAGCAGCAGGTCGGGGCCGTAGACCTCGCGGATCCAGTCGCGCAGGTAGAAACCCCCCATGCGGGGGTTGATCTCCAGCAggcgcggccccgccgggcccaGCTTGAGCTCCACGTTGAAGACGCCGTCGCGCAGCCCGCAGGCCCGGCAGCACTGCAGCGCCGCCCGCACCAGCTGCGCCTGCCGGTCGGCgggcaggcaggagggcaggCACGCCGCCGTCTCCAGGAAGGCGGGGACGCGCGTGGGGCCGTTGTCCGACACCCAGGCGCCCAGCAGCCGCCCCTCGAAGACCACCAGGTCCACGTCGTGCTCGGTGCCCGGCACGTACTCCATGAGCAGCATGGCgttgccccagcccagcccgatGCCCGGGTGGTCGGCGTCGTCGCGCAGGTCCCTCCAGAGGCGGGCGGCGTGAGCGTGGCACTGCCCGGCGTTCTCCACCAGCCGCACGCCCACGCCGCCCGCGCCGAACTCCAGCTTGGCCACGGCGGGGAAGGGCACGgcgcccgccgcccgctccACGTCGCCGTGGCTCCGCAGGCGGCGGCAGGGCACGGCGaaggcggcgggcggcgggcggccTCGGCGGCAGCGCTGCAGGTGCCGGTGCGTGCGGCTCTTCTGCTTGGCCACCCGcacggcggcgggcgcggggccgcgcagccccagcccctggcacaccAGCGCCGCCAGCACCACGCAGTCGTCCCAGTAGGAGAGGCAGGCGTGGGGCCGCAGCCCCCGGGAgcgcagcagctccagcacccgCTCCGCGTGCTCCTCGTCGCGCCGGTGCTCCCGGCTGTCGTAGGGCAGGAAGGTCTGCACCAGCCCCGCCGCGAAGTGCTCCGGGTCCGACTCCACCAGGTGGATCTGCGGCCGCGGAGAGGCGTCACCGGGGCACGGCCGGCCCCTCACCGGGCTGTGCCATCCCCCGGCACCCCGAGCCCCTCACCCTCAGCCCGTAGTCGCGGGCCGCCTCCCACACGAAGCTCTTGCTGACGCCGCCGGCCCCGATGAGCAGGATGTCCTTGCCCTCGACCAGGTGACGCTGCGCCCGGTGCAGCATGGCCTCGGCCAGCAGCCGCGGCACGTCCCCGCGGGGCTCGCCCACGCCGCGCCCCATGGCCTCGGCCAGCGCGCACGTCTCCAGGCACCGCTGCCCGTTCGTGGCCAGCGCCACCAGCTCCAGCGCCTCATCCACGCTCGCCAGCAGGAAATCCACGCCTGGGGACGGTGACAGCGAGCTCAAGCACCGCGGGGTGACCGCGGGCACCGGCGGCGCCCCCCGCGCCCCGCTCACCCAGGATGTCGGTGCGGGCCCGGTCCCCGCCGCGCTGCCGCGGGCTCAGCTCGGCCTCGCTGGCCAGCAGGGCGGCCGCGGCGGCCTCGGTGGCCTCCCGCAGCCGCGTGGCCAGCGCCTGTCGCTGCCCGGGGGCCGCCACCCCGCACTGCTGCAGGCCGGAGTCCAGGCCCTGCGGCAGCGCCGCGCCGTGGCGCACCGGGCTCTCCGCGCGTCCCACGGCGCAGGCCACCTGTgcgtggggacacggggacacccaCGTGTGTGGGGACAGCGGCTGCCTCGGGGGTTCGGGGACATTGGCTGCTAACGCATAGCCTGGCGATGCAGCTGCCGCCAGGACACAGGGGTGTGGGGTGACACATTGACCCAAGGCATGGATGTGGATGGCCACCagtcctggggacacccagggccaccagggcacggGGACACGGACAGGCACACAGGGCATAACACACAGATTACCACAGCCTCCCACCATAGCCTGGGGACATCCGGGGCCACCAGGACGTGGGGAGAGCCATCGtaggctggggacacacagagccaccacaggGAGTGTGGGCACAGGCCGtacctggcagagctggggccgGTCCCCCCAGGACCTGCAGACGAGGGTGCAGATGCGCAGGGCCATGGGCAGCcgcggggctgggctgcctgggggGCAAGGGACAGGGCAGGCACGGCCGCCATGCGGGGACAGGGCCGCCCTGCCCcacctcccgctcctcctcctcctcctccgggGCCTTTTGGGGCTCCCTGTGGCACCGCGGtggccccggcccagcccagccccagggagtgAGGGGTGCAGCATGGCCActgccatccccagccccacggGACTGCGGGGAGTCAGACGGGGTCACCCCaacaccctgcccagcccagggcaccgtGGGGGTCCAGGGTGACTTTCCCTCCCACCACAGAGGACAATGGGGGTCCAGGGTGACCTTCCCCACCTCTCCCCATGGGTCCGTGGGGGTCCAAGGTGGCAGACTGTCCCCCAACCCTAACCCAGGGGACCAAGGGCGTGACCCTCGTGCCCTCCCCAGGACCCCAGTAATTTGGGCACCCCGATGGCAGCCACCCGccctccccagggcacagacaCGTGGCcggcacagctgcagggacccgCGGGGCCCCGGGGGTCTCTTCCCCCCCCTCCCAGGGTGGTGGGCGCCCGAGGGCGGGGGCCTTACGTGgggggggcactggcaggcGGGCGGTGGGCACCATGGCCTCCAGCAGGACGCTGTCCTCCTCCGTCAGCCCCCGGAGCCGGGCACCCACCGCCTGCGCCACCTCCACGCCCTCCTCCTTCCTGTGGGTGCTGCGGGCGCCTGTCCCCCGCCACCGCCACCCCGCCGGCCGCACCACCACCTGCGGGCACCTCCGTGTCACCCCCgtgccaccctgtgccacctgcACCCACCCCtgtcaccctgtgccaccccatccCCTGCACCTACTCCTGTCACCCCatgccccccagtgccacctggTCGCCACCCTCACAGCCACCCCACCCCGTGCTTCTCGCTGTCCCCCAGCGCCACCCGGCGCCACCAGCGCCGCCCGCCCTGCCGTGCCCACCTGGCCGTAGGGCTCCATGGCGGTGCCCCCCAGGAAGGCGCCCACCTCCTCCTGCAccaggctctgctggccctgcggGTCCTGCAGCCGCACCAGCCTCACCGCGGGGGCCGCGGGCAGGGCGGGCAGGTCCTCCCTGGTGCCCAGCACGAACGCCAGCGTGGGGGGCACGGGCAGGTTGGCCCGAGCCGCCAGCACCCAGCGGGCGAGCAGCGCGTCCTCCAGGCGGTGGGCGAGCGGCACCGAGCCCCCCGTGGGGCAGTCCAGGTCACGGGCCAGCTCGCCCACCCAGCCGCCCTCAGGGTCCCCCGGTGAGAAGGTGCCCGTCACGTAGTTGGCACGGCGGGGCGGCACGAAGCTCTCCAGGGCGCTGTGCCCCCCCACCTTGAAGGAGACGCCccgggagagcagcagggaccaGGCGCCCGGGCACGACTCCGATGGCACCCGGCTGGCCCAGGAGggggacaggcacagcaccaTGGCACCTGCGGGTGGACACGGCGGTGGGCACGGTGGTGGGCACCCcctgccccaaactgccccccATGGGGGTGGGAAGGGCACTTGCTGCTGAACTGGTGTGTACTGGGATTAACGGGACACGGGAGACTGCTGCCGCCCTGCTcccatgcctcagtttccctcgcAGTGCGGGTCAGGCAGCACAGGAGGGTGTGGACACAAGGGGATGGCACCCACCTGGGCAGCGGGTGCCACCCTCCAGCAGGACGGGCAGGAAGGGGATGGGCGAGCCCAGGATGCAAACGGTCATGTCCAGCGGGCCAAATCCTGCCAGGAAGGGAAGGGTTACAGCCTCGGGATGGGGACCCTAGCGCCACCCTGCCGGTGGCACCCCAGTATGGCTgggagcccccaaaccccctgtgTCCCTAGCCTGGCACCGCATCCCCATTGCCATCCTTATCCCTGCCACCCCCGTGTCCCTAGCATGGCACAGAGCCCCCATCACTGTCCCTGCCACCCCCgtgtcccagcctggcaccgTGCCCATAACCCTTATCCCTGCCACCCCCgtgtcccagcctggcaccgAGCCCATAACCCTTATCCCTGCCACCCCCgtgtcccagcctggcaccgTGCCCACAACCCTTATCCCTGCCACCCCCGTGTCCCAGCTTGGCACCGCGCCCCTCATGTCCCCAACCCGTGCGGGGCTCCGCGGAGCAGTCCAGCGTGGGgggcagcccctcctggctcAGGGCGCTCTGG is a window from the Zonotrichia albicollis isolate bZonAlb1 chromosome 6, bZonAlb1.hap1, whole genome shotgun sequence genome containing:
- the CARNS1 gene encoding carnosine synthase 1 isoform X1 — translated: MVSGPGWRVRAELSMPQASPERVPSPEEQQWAGPEALCPGWLEDEAPDGEVPGDSGDPDGATHAYERLQSALSQEGLPPTLDCSAEPRTGFGPLDMTVCILGSPIPFLPVLLEGGTRCPGAMVLCLSPSWASRVPSESCPGAWSLLLSRGVSFKVGGHSALESFVPPRRANYVTGTFSPGDPEGGWVGELARDLDCPTGGSVPLAHRLEDALLARWVLAARANLPVPPTLAFVLGTREDLPALPAAPAVRLVRLQDPQGQQSLVQEEVGAFLGGTAMEPYGQVVVRPAGWRWRGTGARSTHRKEEGVEVAQAVGARLRGLTEEDSVLLEAMVPTARLPVPPPRSPAPRLPMALRICTLVCRSWGDRPQLCQVACAVGRAESPVRHGAALPQGLDSGLQQCGVAAPGQRQALATRLREATEAAAAALLASEAELSPRQRGGDRARTDILGVDFLLASVDEALELVALATNGQRCLETCALAEAMGRGVGEPRGDVPRLLAEAMLHRAQRHLVEGKDILLIGAGGVSKSFVWEAARDYGLRIHLVESDPEHFAAGLVQTFLPYDSREHRRDEEHAERVLELLRSRGLRPHACLSYWDDCVVLAALVCQGLGLRGPAPAAVRVAKQKSRTHRHLQRCRRGRPPPAAFAVPCRRLRSHGDVERAAGAVPFPAVAKLEFGAGGVGVRLVENAGQCHAHAARLWRDLRDDADHPGIGLGWGNAMLLMEYVPGTEHDVDLVVFEGRLLGAWVSDNGPTRVPAFLETAACLPSCLPADRQAQLVRAALQCCRACGLRDGVFNVELKLGPAGPRLLEINPRMGGFYLRDWIREVYGPDLLLAAVLVALGVPPVLPARPAPRTHLAGVMCLASEHGDTLAGGGGMEALRELHGRGLVRLNRLFEEPGGAGEYEEPLLSVACAGATLAEACERLLGLCQGLGIDSPRYPVEHFLSHFK
- the CARNS1 gene encoding carnosine synthase 1 isoform X2, giving the protein MLSMPQASPERVPSPEEQQWAGPEALCPGWLEDEAPDGEVPGDSGDPDGATHAYERLQSALSQEGLPPTLDCSAEPRTGFGPLDMTVCILGSPIPFLPVLLEGGTRCPGAMVLCLSPSWASRVPSESCPGAWSLLLSRGVSFKVGGHSALESFVPPRRANYVTGTFSPGDPEGGWVGELARDLDCPTGGSVPLAHRLEDALLARWVLAARANLPVPPTLAFVLGTREDLPALPAAPAVRLVRLQDPQGQQSLVQEEVGAFLGGTAMEPYGQVVVRPAGWRWRGTGARSTHRKEEGVEVAQAVGARLRGLTEEDSVLLEAMVPTARLPVPPPRSPAPRLPMALRICTLVCRSWGDRPQLCQVACAVGRAESPVRHGAALPQGLDSGLQQCGVAAPGQRQALATRLREATEAAAAALLASEAELSPRQRGGDRARTDILGVDFLLASVDEALELVALATNGQRCLETCALAEAMGRGVGEPRGDVPRLLAEAMLHRAQRHLVEGKDILLIGAGGVSKSFVWEAARDYGLRIHLVESDPEHFAAGLVQTFLPYDSREHRRDEEHAERVLELLRSRGLRPHACLSYWDDCVVLAALVCQGLGLRGPAPAAVRVAKQKSRTHRHLQRCRRGRPPPAAFAVPCRRLRSHGDVERAAGAVPFPAVAKLEFGAGGVGVRLVENAGQCHAHAARLWRDLRDDADHPGIGLGWGNAMLLMEYVPGTEHDVDLVVFEGRLLGAWVSDNGPTRVPAFLETAACLPSCLPADRQAQLVRAALQCCRACGLRDGVFNVELKLGPAGPRLLEINPRMGGFYLRDWIREVYGPDLLLAAVLVALGVPPVLPARPAPRTHLAGVMCLASEHGDTLAGGGGMEALRELHGRGLVRLNRLFEEPGGAGEYEEPLLSVACAGATLAEACERLLGLCQGLGIDSPRYPVEHFLSHFK
- the CARNS1 gene encoding carnosine synthase 1 isoform X3 → MPQASPERVPSPEEQQWAGPEALCPGWLEDEAPDGEVPGDSGDPDGATHAYERLQSALSQEGLPPTLDCSAEPRTGFGPLDMTVCILGSPIPFLPVLLEGGTRCPGAMVLCLSPSWASRVPSESCPGAWSLLLSRGVSFKVGGHSALESFVPPRRANYVTGTFSPGDPEGGWVGELARDLDCPTGGSVPLAHRLEDALLARWVLAARANLPVPPTLAFVLGTREDLPALPAAPAVRLVRLQDPQGQQSLVQEEVGAFLGGTAMEPYGQVVVRPAGWRWRGTGARSTHRKEEGVEVAQAVGARLRGLTEEDSVLLEAMVPTARLPVPPPRSPAPRLPMALRICTLVCRSWGDRPQLCQVACAVGRAESPVRHGAALPQGLDSGLQQCGVAAPGQRQALATRLREATEAAAAALLASEAELSPRQRGGDRARTDILGVDFLLASVDEALELVALATNGQRCLETCALAEAMGRGVGEPRGDVPRLLAEAMLHRAQRHLVEGKDILLIGAGGVSKSFVWEAARDYGLRIHLVESDPEHFAAGLVQTFLPYDSREHRRDEEHAERVLELLRSRGLRPHACLSYWDDCVVLAALVCQGLGLRGPAPAAVRVAKQKSRTHRHLQRCRRGRPPPAAFAVPCRRLRSHGDVERAAGAVPFPAVAKLEFGAGGVGVRLVENAGQCHAHAARLWRDLRDDADHPGIGLGWGNAMLLMEYVPGTEHDVDLVVFEGRLLGAWVSDNGPTRVPAFLETAACLPSCLPADRQAQLVRAALQCCRACGLRDGVFNVELKLGPAGPRLLEINPRMGGFYLRDWIREVYGPDLLLAAVLVALGVPPVLPARPAPRTHLAGVMCLASEHGDTLAGGGGMEALRELHGRGLVRLNRLFEEPGGAGEYEEPLLSVACAGATLAEACERLLGLCQGLGIDSPRYPVEHFLSHFK